DNA from Fusarium musae strain F31 chromosome 7, whole genome shotgun sequence:
GGCACTTCGGTGATTGCTCCAGCCAGCTAAGAAGGCAGAGATAATCAAAGTTTCTGTGTTGACAAGGAACAGCCTCACAGGCTTCAGAAATGCTTTCGAGGCAGATGACGCAGCAGTCGGTGGCGTCTTCTTGCCTGGTCGCTACTTCGTCGAGGGTGCTTTGTAAGACTTGACGGTGGAGATCGTTTGTCTTTTGGTCTGTTGCCATAGCGAAATGGGGGATTAGAGGCGCAATAGGGCTGGCCACCTGGTGCGCAAGTGGTAGTGTATCCAAAATACCAAGATAAGAAAGCGAAGATGAGAAGTTATCGTTTTGGTGTAGTGAtcaaaagaagatgatgaacgATGAATTAGAAATGGACTTGATTCAGTGGAGGTGGGGGTCCGGAACTACATACGTACCAAAGTTCGGAGCGGGCGGGGTGGGCCCGTTAGCTCTGTCCACCTATGTTCCGCACCTTCCCCTGCAACTGCCATGACGTGAGACCCATTTTCGCGTTGAGTGGTTCGCGTCCCGCATTGGCAGTTGCGAAGTGATCCATCTAACAGACCCGACGCGTTTTATCTGCAATCGCGACACTCATCAATTCCACTTTCCCTCATGGCCATTGTTTCTTGCATGTTTCTTCCAAATTCCGATTTTCTCATAAAACTCACATACGAATAAAAGATTTCATGGCTATAGCAATGGACGAAAACTTGAGGGCAGCTTATGAAAGTCAATCACAGCAACTGCGAATCGACTTGAAGACTTGGGAGACAGAATGGGCAAAGACACACGAGGGCATAAAGCCAGGAAGAGAggacatcaaggccaaccaAGATATCGGTAGGTCTTTAGAACAAAAAAGGTACCAATCTGCTAACCATTGCACAGCATTGAAATATAAACAGTATAACAAGGTTCGAGATATACTCTCGGGCAAAATCCCACCTCCCTCAAATGAACCCAGGAAGCGGAAATCCGATACTCTACCGGCACAAACGCCCACCAAACGTACCAAAAACATTCAGACTCCCTCCAAGAACCGTACACAAGACCATGATGAGGAACTCATGAACACACCAGCCATATCGCGAAAACTATTCAGTCCCGCGTCGGTAACCTCAGTCGGACCGACACCACAAAGAGATGGTCGCGTGCTTGGCCTCTTTGACTTATTAGTAGAGAAAGAGCTAGGAACACCGTCGAAACAAGATTCTGCGGCCAGATCAGGGTCCGCACGAAAGGTCAATGCAACTCCGAGCAAACGATCAGCTACCAtggatgacgaggagaacGAAAGGCTTGGCCGAACCCCTATGTCATCTAGTAAACGACAAAGACTAAACCACTTCATGACCCCGCTGAAGAATAAGGATGGAAACAAGGATGCCGTTACGCCCTCTTCGGTCTCGAAACTCCAATTCGATACACCCGCCTTCTTGAAGCGCAATACTCTACCAGTTCTTGACGAGAATGGCGATTTTGATGCCCCAGCACCCCTACGGCTACCGCGCAAACCTTTCACACGAGGTCTCAGTGAAATTGTGGCGAGTCTCCGAaaggtggaagaggagaaattGGACGACGATTTGGATGCATTGCgtgatgctgaagaagaaggaatggGTGAACCGAGACCCAAGACGCTATTCCCGTCTAAGCCAAAGcatgatgttcttgttgaggaCACTCAGGCACGGCAATTACCACTTGGCGGTttcgatgatgaagccttGTATGACAGCCCAGTGGAGGAAGAGGGTAACCCGACTAGAGtgtacaagaagaagggccagAAGCGAACTACAAGAATGGTCAAGATGCGGCCAACTCGAACCAAGCGACCGGAAAACATGGGAGAGAACCCTCAGAGTGATATTGAGAACGATGAAACGCAAGCTGATGGTGAAGATGCTGGATCTGATTTTGAGGAAgtaaaggagaagaagcccacACAGAAGAAGGAAGGCACTGTGAGGAAGGCCGCGCGAAAGGTCAATGAGCTAGCTCACGCAAACTTCCAACGGCTGAAGCTTAGGAACCACGGAGCAAAGGGTGGTCCTGGATTCAACAGTAGATtccgacgacgaagatgatgaatcATTTTGGCCATGGGCAAGAGGGTTATAATGAGATGCATTGCATGGCGTTCTGATTCGAGGCATGTGCAGTAGACTATACCAACGGGCAAGGAGAAGTTAGTTGTTACATTGTCCAGTTCAGCGTAGATGAGCGTTCAAGCTGGAAATGAATTGAGAGTCTCTGGGACTCGTTTTGCTCATATAATTTCTAACCTTGTGTATCATACTGAAATTATTTGTCTCTACTCcatatcttttcttcttatAGGTACCTATGAAAAGCATAGAAGATGGAGTTCTTGCCAGAAGGTTGCAGATGTGGGGCTGCGGATTGTTCAGGTTTAGCGCATCCTCACTCCCAGCTGCCGAACCTCAAGCCTTTATGACAAGATTGATTCACTGACTGAGTGGCCTCGAAGATCGAACAAAGAAACTCGAACACAATAAACACACACAATCGTCTCGCTTCGACTTCTTCTGCGCTCTCCCTTCATAGAACACTCTGATACACGCTCCTCTTCACCTAAATCAACCCTCCTTTTGCATACAACGAACACCTCGAGCGCTTCACGACTTTGTAATCACACTTGGCCGCCTTGAAATTGAGGCTTTCAACGATTCCTATTCGCGTCTtgactttctttattttgcTTTCTCATTGTTCCTACGCACAAAGCCGGGCCTATCTACATGTGATCCTCTTGGTATTGTCAGGCCTGTTGTACTCATCAAATGATGATACGGGAGGTGTAGACTGCTTGGTGTTTGTCTTTCAATCGAGTTTTTCGCATACAAAGGTCCATTATTTTGATTACGTTTGAGCATGCAGCGATATAAGCCTTATCCTTCAATATGCCCGTAAGGTTGCATCTCAAACACAGAATGACTCGGTTGCTGACGCTGACTAGCATATCGACCTTGACGATGAGGTTGTCGATCTAACGTTGGATGAGTTCCAGAACCAAGATAATATTATCGATCTTACTCTAGAATGGTTCGAGGACCCGGACATTGATTGGCTCACAGATCACGATGGCGACTTCGACGGTGTGTTTGAAGACACCCTTGCTGCGAGGGAGCCTCatgcaaccaccaccaccaccaccactaccAGTCATGAT
Protein-coding regions in this window:
- the SLD2 gene encoding DNA replication regulator sld2 (EggNog:ENOG41); the protein is MDENLRAAYESQSQQLRIDLKTWETEWAKTHEGIKPGREDIKANQDIALKYKQYNKVRDILSGKIPPPSNEPRKRKSDTLPAQTPTKRTKNIQTPSKNRTQDHDEELMNTPAISRKLFSPASVTSVGPTPQRDGRVLGLFDLLVEKELGTPSKQDSAARSGSARKVNATPSKRSATMDDEENERLGRTPMSSSKRQRLNHFMTPLKNKDGNKDAVTPSSVSKLQFDTPAFLKRNTLPVLDENGDFDAPAPLRLPRKPFTRGLSEIVASLRKVEEEKLDDDLDALRDAEEEGMGEPRPKTLFPSKPKHDVLVEDTQARQLPLGGFDDEALYDSPVEEEGNPTRVYKKKGQKRTTRMVKMRPTRTKRPENMGENPQSDIENDETQADGEDAGSDFEEVKEKKPTQKKEGTVRKAARKVNELAHANFQRLKLRNHGAKGGPGFNSRFRRRR